One stretch of Janibacter limosus DNA includes these proteins:
- a CDS encoding glycosyltransferase family 4 protein, producing the protein MSEDLRRMLWVSLPDQRARRELYWMSRMPGTRVRAMAQQEPVGQIDWIPSTYTRPIKRFVEAGALAWVRGLTDKDPGEYDWVTSLELCSLVTGQASRWRRAARSAGVRRPLQAVITWENLPDQPLYKVPPYRQALSSCRDADLLLCMVDAARDHLLANGFDDELIRVVKPGVDTELFHPAAEPVAEPIVVFASPLADNKGIDRVLEAMAIVRREIPEARLKVAGRGPLEHLVQAAAQDPRSGVELMGSLDTAGVADLMRSAAVFTTAPRPTWKWTEQLGLAYLEALACGLPIVTTRCGTNDEAVQPPNRLVEDDAEALADSLLHFLRDPRLRAEVAVANRSHALTRHDLTTQCAAMGSAFAEIEALHRV; encoded by the coding sequence ATGAGCGAGGACCTGCGTCGCATGCTCTGGGTCTCCCTCCCGGACCAGCGGGCCCGACGCGAGCTGTACTGGATGTCCCGGATGCCGGGCACCCGGGTGCGGGCGATGGCCCAGCAGGAGCCCGTCGGCCAGATCGACTGGATCCCGAGCACCTACACCCGACCGATCAAGCGCTTCGTCGAGGCAGGAGCCCTGGCCTGGGTGCGGGGGCTCACCGACAAGGACCCGGGGGAGTACGACTGGGTGACCTCCCTCGAGCTGTGCTCGCTGGTGACGGGGCAGGCCTCGCGCTGGCGACGGGCCGCTCGCTCGGCTGGAGTTCGCCGCCCGCTCCAGGCGGTCATCACCTGGGAAAATCTGCCGGACCAACCGCTCTACAAGGTCCCGCCCTACCGGCAGGCGTTGAGCTCCTGCCGCGACGCGGACCTGCTCCTGTGCATGGTCGACGCGGCCCGCGACCACCTCCTGGCCAATGGCTTCGACGACGAGCTCATCCGCGTGGTCAAGCCGGGGGTGGACACCGAGCTCTTCCACCCGGCAGCCGAGCCGGTCGCCGAGCCCATCGTGGTCTTCGCCTCCCCGCTCGCCGACAACAAGGGCATCGACCGGGTGCTCGAGGCGATGGCGATCGTGCGCCGTGAGATCCCCGAGGCCCGGCTGAAGGTAGCCGGTCGTGGGCCGCTGGAGCACCTCGTGCAGGCTGCGGCACAGGACCCGCGCTCGGGCGTCGAGCTCATGGGCTCCCTCGACACCGCTGGTGTCGCCGACCTGATGCGCTCGGCGGCCGTCTTCACCACGGCGCCGCGTCCGACGTGGAAGTGGACCGAGCAGCTCGGTCTGGCCTATCTCGAGGCGCTGGCCTGCGGCCTGCCGATCGTGACCACCCGGTGCGGCACCAACGACGAGGCCGTCCAGCCCCCCAACCGTCTGGTGGAGGACGACGCCGAGGCCCTCGCGGACTCCCTCCTGCACTTCCTGCGTGACCCGCGACTGCGGGCCGAGGTCGCCGTCGCCAACCGGTCGCATGCGCTCACCCGCCACGACCTGACCACCCAGTGCGCGGCGATGGGGTCTGCGTTCGCCGAGATCGAAGCCCTGCACCGGGTCTGA
- a CDS encoding DUF2613 family protein, with the protein MNNDASKKIAYNVGGTVIGALLAALAIFGIVQVQSSASMPQTNDQVINYNS; encoded by the coding sequence GTGAACAACGACGCCTCGAAGAAGATCGCCTACAACGTGGGCGGCACCGTCATCGGCGCGCTCCTGGCCGCCTTGGCGATCTTTGGCATCGTCCAGGTGCAGAGCAGTGCCTCGATGCCGCAGACCAACGACCAGGTCATCAACTACAACAGCTGA